One genomic segment of Amycolatopsis granulosa includes these proteins:
- a CDS encoding acetate uptake transporter — protein MVHTEKGSVEAPVTPQVDPGAHIADPAPLGLAAFAMTTFVLSVFNAKLISNTALEAVVLPLALFYGGLGQFMAGMWEFRKGNTFGALAFTSFGAFWLSFAAYVKFVEPGLGASAATATGLYLLAWTIFTAYMTVAAARVSGAVLAVFVFLTLTFLFLTIGTWAASPSMGKVGGWLGLVTAVLAWYASFAAVTNFTWKRSVLPLFPLSSAPHR, from the coding sequence ATGGTACATACGGAGAAGGGTTCGGTGGAAGCGCCGGTCACACCGCAGGTGGATCCCGGTGCGCACATCGCCGATCCGGCCCCGCTGGGCCTTGCCGCATTCGCGATGACGACCTTCGTGCTCAGTGTCTTCAACGCCAAATTGATCAGCAACACCGCACTGGAAGCCGTGGTGCTGCCGCTCGCCCTCTTCTACGGCGGGCTGGGCCAGTTCATGGCCGGCATGTGGGAGTTCCGCAAAGGCAACACCTTCGGCGCGTTGGCGTTCACCTCGTTCGGGGCGTTCTGGCTCTCTTTCGCCGCATATGTGAAGTTCGTCGAGCCCGGACTCGGGGCGAGCGCGGCGACCGCGACCGGGCTCTACCTGCTGGCGTGGACGATCTTCACCGCCTACATGACGGTGGCCGCGGCCCGGGTCAGCGGCGCGGTGCTGGCCGTCTTCGTGTTCCTGACGCTGACGTTCTTGTTCCTCACCATCGGGACGTGGGCAGCCTCGCCGAGCATGGGCAAGGTGGGCGGCTGGCTCGGCCTGGTCACGGCCGTACTGGCGTGGTACGCGTCCTTCGCCGCGGTCACGAACTTCACCTGGAAGCGGAGCGTGCTGCCGCTGTTCCCGCTGTCCTCGGCGCCGCACCGCTGA
- a CDS encoding DUF3040 domain-containing protein, whose protein sequence is MKLSDDEERKLRELERALQAEDPGLDRRLARLQPDGPPAVLAVLVLAAGVALAVVLVTLGDLLAVPACLVAGLILTGTVPALAVVWWARRYYCRYCAGKWPAPARSCPRCARPTPA, encoded by the coding sequence GTGAAGCTGAGCGACGACGAAGAGCGGAAGCTGAGGGAGCTGGAACGCGCATTGCAGGCGGAGGACCCGGGACTCGATCGGCGTCTCGCCCGGTTGCAGCCGGACGGTCCCCCGGCAGTGCTGGCAGTCCTCGTGCTCGCAGCCGGCGTCGCGCTCGCGGTGGTGCTGGTGACGCTCGGCGACCTGCTCGCTGTCCCGGCGTGCCTGGTGGCCGGCCTGATACTCACCGGCACGGTTCCGGCACTGGCCGTCGTGTGGTGGGCCCGGCGCTACTACTGCCGGTACTGCGCGGGCAAATGGCCCGCACCCGCCCGTTCGTGCCCGCGATGCGCCCGTCCTACGCCCGCATGA
- a CDS encoding CDGSH iron-sulfur domain-containing protein, translating to MTGQPVPEVVIKAVDNGPYQVKGPIRLVDHDNNVYDLGPGRTKLLCRCGRSANKPFCDGAHSRHGFAAAERSG from the coding sequence ATGACCGGTCAGCCCGTCCCCGAGGTCGTGATCAAGGCGGTGGACAACGGCCCGTACCAGGTGAAGGGCCCGATCCGCCTGGTCGACCACGACAACAACGTCTACGACCTCGGACCCGGCCGCACGAAGCTGTTGTGCCGCTGCGGGAGGTCGGCCAACAAGCCCTTCTGCGACGGCGCTCATTCACGCCACGGGTTCGCCGCTGCCGAGCGGTCCGGGTAG
- a CDS encoding sensor histidine kinase encodes MTAVPDRRQSRGRRRGDRHADELRALIHDIGHAVAAVSFLVESALSDDLDAASARRKLELVHTQTRMLTSLIEQAFRPAAGGQPIPVRSLLAQLTEQADATGPARVTLLDGPEPETDLDGGVLWRILSNLVGNAARAAGRGGTVSVGIAGVEPVVIEIADDGPGFGGGEPGWATLGLAAVRKLSGELGVHVSFAQRAPAGTLARVTLAPSGYDDTGTASGRDVR; translated from the coding sequence ATGACTGCGGTTCCGGACCGGCGGCAGAGCAGGGGCAGACGGCGGGGGGACCGGCATGCCGATGAGCTCCGAGCGCTCATCCACGACATCGGGCATGCGGTGGCTGCCGTCAGTTTTCTCGTGGAGTCCGCGTTGTCCGACGACCTCGACGCGGCGTCCGCCCGGCGCAAGCTCGAACTCGTGCACACGCAGACCCGGATGCTGACCTCGCTCATCGAGCAGGCGTTCCGCCCGGCGGCCGGTGGCCAGCCCATTCCGGTGCGCTCGTTGCTGGCGCAGCTGACCGAGCAGGCGGATGCGACGGGCCCGGCGCGGGTCACCCTCCTCGACGGGCCGGAACCGGAGACCGACCTCGATGGCGGCGTGCTGTGGCGCATCCTGTCCAACCTGGTCGGCAACGCCGCCCGCGCGGCCGGCCGCGGCGGCACGGTTTCGGTCGGGATCGCCGGCGTGGAACCGGTCGTGATCGAGATCGCCGACGACGGACCGGGTTTCGGCGGGGGCGAGCCCGGATGGGCCACACTGGGACTGGCCGCGGTGCGGAAACTGAGCGGGGAGCTCGGCGTGCACGTGTCCTTCGCACAACGTGCCCCGGCGGGCACACTGGCGCGGGTGACCCTGGCCCCGAGCGGGTATGACGACACCGGCACCGCCAGCGGGAGGGATGTCCGATGA
- a CDS encoding response regulator transcription factor: MISAAVGDDHVLLVEAMVPMLRKSGIDVVVSAHEFGQLVASVRAYEPDVCVLDLRFGEHDHHDGVAAVQAASPRTRIVVLTADATIESMVAAVEAGAAAYVHKSRGCASLVTAIGKVMRGELVTDLPIRRHGRDSAGTDPEARLLARYLTVRERQCLELLVDGLRTDVMARRLGVSVTTVRSHVQALMTKLGVHSRLEAASFAVRHDLLGSPVTDGPAGAAERWAGGASLR, from the coding sequence ATGATCAGTGCTGCTGTGGGCGACGACCACGTTCTCCTCGTCGAGGCGATGGTCCCGATGCTCCGCAAGAGCGGGATCGATGTGGTCGTCTCGGCCCACGAGTTCGGTCAGCTCGTCGCGTCCGTCCGCGCCTACGAACCGGATGTCTGCGTGCTGGACCTCCGGTTCGGCGAGCACGACCACCACGACGGCGTAGCGGCCGTCCAGGCGGCGAGCCCGCGGACGAGGATCGTCGTGCTCACCGCGGATGCGACGATCGAGTCGATGGTCGCGGCCGTCGAGGCGGGGGCGGCCGCCTACGTACACAAGTCGCGCGGCTGCGCGAGCCTCGTGACGGCGATCGGCAAGGTCATGCGCGGTGAGCTCGTGACCGACCTGCCGATCCGGCGGCACGGGCGCGACAGCGCCGGAACCGATCCCGAGGCGCGGCTGCTCGCCCGGTACCTGACCGTGCGCGAGCGGCAATGCCTCGAACTGCTCGTCGACGGGCTCCGCACGGACGTGATGGCCCGGCGGCTCGGGGTGTCCGTCACGACGGTGCGCAGCCACGTGCAGGCGCTGATGACCAAGCTGGGTGTCCACTCCCGGCTGGAAGCGGCGTCGTTCGCGGTGCGGCACGATCTCCTCGGGTCACCCGTCACGGACGGTCCGGCCGGTGCCGCCGAGCGGTGGGCAGGCGGCGCGTCGCTGCGGTGA
- a CDS encoding heavy-metal-associated domain-containing protein — protein MSTAVYTVEGMTCSGCMNKVTTAVTGLAGITDVDVDIATGEVTVTSDAPIDDQQVHAAIAGAGYRVAG, from the coding sequence ATGAGCACTGCTGTCTACACCGTCGAGGGCATGACCTGCTCCGGCTGCATGAACAAGGTGACCACCGCGGTCACCGGCCTGGCCGGCATCACCGACGTCGACGTCGACATCGCGACCGGTGAGGTCACCGTCACCAGCGACGCGCCGATCGACGACCAGCAGGTCCACGCGGCGATCGCCGGCGCCGGCTACCGGGTCGCGGGCTGA
- a CDS encoding tetratricopeptide repeat protein, producing the protein MHQGEPLTRRGTELRDEDRHEEAIEVLREAVAAGEPSAPRELAYALLGGSRPRDALAVLKAAIGQGRVDLCTVLGSLATELGDYRTAHEAYRRAMDHGDLSALNDYGLLLCDEGNLDEAIAIFRRAAEFGDRLAPGNLIALYVEDLNDLAAARDVGERYLSPRYPGVYPALGDVYANLGKLAEADALFRDGVRLGAPRVHQKYGWFLWKHRGDLEAAEREFWAAFDDDEVGWSHALGRFLLSRNRVDEARAVLERGAVWGDVDARELLDELEA; encoded by the coding sequence ATGCACCAGGGTGAGCCGCTGACGCGACGCGGTACCGAGCTGCGCGACGAGGACCGTCATGAGGAAGCGATCGAGGTGCTCCGGGAGGCCGTCGCCGCCGGAGAGCCTTCGGCGCCCCGCGAGCTCGCGTATGCCTTGCTCGGTGGTAGCCGGCCTCGCGACGCGCTGGCCGTGCTGAAGGCGGCCATCGGCCAGGGGCGTGTGGACCTGTGCACGGTTCTGGGCTCCCTGGCCACCGAGCTGGGCGATTACCGAACCGCGCATGAAGCCTATCGAAGAGCGATGGACCACGGCGATCTGTCAGCACTCAACGATTACGGGCTCCTGCTGTGCGACGAGGGAAATCTGGACGAGGCCATCGCGATTTTCCGGCGGGCGGCGGAGTTCGGTGACCGGCTGGCCCCCGGAAACCTGATCGCCTTGTACGTCGAGGATCTGAACGATCTGGCGGCGGCGAGGGATGTGGGCGAGCGGTATCTGTCTCCGCGGTACCCGGGCGTCTATCCGGCGCTTGGCGACGTGTACGCCAACCTGGGCAAGCTCGCCGAGGCCGATGCGTTGTTCCGGGACGGCGTTCGACTCGGTGCTCCACGGGTCCATCAGAAGTACGGGTGGTTCCTGTGGAAGCATCGTGGCGACCTCGAGGCCGCGGAGAGGGAATTCTGGGCCGCGTTCGACGACGACGAAGTCGGCTGGAGTCACGCCCTGGGACGCTTTCTGCTGAGCCGGAATCGCGTCGACGAGGCGCGAGCGGTGCTCGAACGGGGCGCCGTGTGGGGCGACGTGGACGCTCGGGAACTACTCGACGAGCTCGAGGCGTAG